A genomic region of Spirochaetota bacterium contains the following coding sequences:
- a CDS encoding acetyl-CoA carboxylase biotin carboxyl carrier protein subunit, with protein sequence MSKMYKVKVEGNIYEVEVEFVSETAAFAPIQNQVPATSSAQPQSTTSSVSVTGKGIPIIAPMQGNIWKIVKNIGDTVKTGETILILEAMKMENNIIAPKDGTIVSLLVKEGQLVDSGSTLVELA encoded by the coding sequence ATGTCAAAAATGTATAAAGTTAAAGTTGAAGGAAATATATACGAAGTAGAAGTTGAATTTGTTTCAGAGACAGCTGCATTTGCTCCTATACAGAATCAAGTACCAGCAACATCTTCGGCTCAACCTCAATCAACAACTTCATCAGTATCTGTTACAGGAAAAGGAATACCAATTATAGCACCAATGCAAGGTAATATTTGGAAAATTGTGAAAAATATTGGTGATACCGTAAAAACAGGAGAAACGATTCTTATATTAGAAGCTATGAAAATGGAAAATAATATTATTGCTCCAAAAGATGGCACTATAGTTTCTTTATTAGTAAAAGAAGGTCAATTAGTTGATAGTGGATCTACTTTGGTAGAGCTTGCATAG
- a CDS encoding pyruvate carboxylase subunit B: MNTINITETVLRDGHQSLLATRMPTEDMLPILEKMDEVGYRSLEMWGGATFDVAMRFLNQDPWDRLKEIKKYVKKTPLQMLLRGQTLVGYRHYADDTVDLFIRKAIENGIDIVRIFDALNDIENIRVPLEAVKKYGGIAQAALSYTISPVHSIEFFVNLAKQYRDLGADEIAIKDMAGILLPETGYKLVSAIKKEMPNIPIVVHTHDTAGIGSILYKRVTDAGAYSIDTSISSLGGGSAQPVTESIVKCFEGSTRPTTLNQELLSEIADYFKLLRNKYMNQNLINIQSYFTEPKLIEYQLPGGMLSNLISQLTSQKSMDKYEEVLREIPRVRADFGYPALVTPISQIVGTQAVMNVLLGERYKICSKEAKDYISGFYGKSSVPIKSEIMQKICGTEKYYTGSPSALVKPELENARKEYAHIINNDEELLSCILFPQIAKSYLESKKNTDYIEVEILP; encoded by the coding sequence TTGAACACTATTAATATTACAGAAACAGTTCTTCGTGATGGACATCAGTCCTTATTGGCAACAAGAATGCCAACTGAAGATATGTTACCTATTTTAGAAAAAATGGATGAAGTTGGGTATAGATCTTTAGAAATGTGGGGTGGAGCTACTTTTGATGTGGCTATGAGATTTTTAAATCAAGACCCATGGGATCGTTTAAAAGAAATAAAAAAATATGTGAAAAAAACACCTTTACAGATGTTATTAAGAGGTCAAACCCTTGTTGGCTATAGACATTATGCAGATGATACGGTTGATCTATTTATAAGAAAAGCTATAGAGAATGGAATAGATATTGTTCGTATTTTTGATGCTTTAAATGATATTGAAAATATTAGAGTTCCACTAGAAGCTGTAAAAAAATATGGTGGTATAGCTCAAGCTGCGCTATCATATACTATCAGTCCTGTGCATTCAATTGAATTTTTTGTAAATTTGGCAAAACAATATAGAGATCTTGGTGCAGATGAAATTGCTATCAAAGATATGGCTGGTATTTTATTACCTGAAACAGGATATAAGTTGGTTTCAGCTATAAAAAAAGAAATGCCAAATATTCCTATTGTTGTACATACACATGATACTGCTGGTATTGGATCTATTCTTTATAAAAGAGTTACTGATGCTGGTGCTTATTCTATTGACACATCAATATCTTCTTTAGGTGGAGGATCTGCACAACCTGTAACAGAAAGTATTGTCAAATGTTTTGAAGGAAGTACTCGCCCAACAACATTAAATCAAGAATTACTTTCAGAGATAGCTGATTATTTCAAGTTATTACGAAATAAATACATGAATCAAAATTTAATTAATATTCAATCTTATTTTACAGAACCTAAACTTATTGAATATCAATTACCTGGAGGTATGCTCAGTAATCTTATTTCTCAATTAACATCTCAAAAATCAATGGATAAATATGAAGAGGTTCTTCGAGAAATACCAAGAGTCAGAGCTGATTTTGGTTATCCAGCGTTAGTAACTCCTATTAGTCAAATTGTAGGAACACAAGCAGTTATGAATGTACTACTAGGTGAACGATATAAAATTTGTTCCAAAGAAGCTAAAGATTATATTAGTGGATTTTATGGAAAAAGTTCTGTACCTATCAAATCTGAAATTATGCAAAAAATTTGTGGTACAGAAAAATATTATACAGGATCTCCTTCTGCATTAGTAAAACCTGAATTAGAAAATGCTCGTAAAGAATATGCACATATTATTAATAATGATGAAGAATTATTATCATGTATTTTGTTTCCACAAATAGCAAAATCGTATCTAGAATCTAAAAAAAATACAGATTATATAGAAGTAGAAATACTACCATAA
- a CDS encoding OadG family protein, with translation MFGDILTLTDTALITFLGMGVVFLVLILLTMILSLFRFIPVNNITIISTSIEKSTDISPAYFSVVSSLHKAIIIATILESLEITTKKTQVRITSIHKISC, from the coding sequence ATGTTTGGAGATATACTTACACTTACTGATACGGCTCTTATTACATTTTTAGGAATGGGAGTAGTTTTTCTAGTACTAATACTATTAACAATGATTTTGAGTTTATTTCGTTTTATTCCAGTAAATAATATCACTATAATTTCAACATCTATTGAGAAATCTACGGATATATCACCAGCATATTTTTCTGTTGTCTCATCTCTTCACAAAGCGATTATTATAGCAACGATTTTAGAAAGTCTTGAAATTACAACAAAGAAAACTCAAGTTAGAATTACAAGTATTCATAAAATTTCATGCTAA
- a CDS encoding amino acid ABC transporter ATP-binding protein — MHIKLEAINHFFSDEKKVLNNLNFEDECNSLAIIGSSGGGKSTLLRILGGLLYPSSGNFYFNYNKIDFKEHNEWYKKIGFVFQSNGLFPHLTGLQNITLPLTKVFNLTVIDATKKANELLERFGLLKDAHKYPHQLSGGQCQRIAIARAIIVNPELLLLDEPTSALDPEYTLEVLNMINELVIEGQNIIVVTHEMGFARLACEKAMFLYDGKIIEHNKSENFFNNPQSPELNYFLAKILEWN, encoded by the coding sequence ATGCACATTAAATTAGAGGCAATAAATCATTTTTTTTCTGATGAAAAAAAAGTGTTAAACAATCTTAATTTTGAAGATGAATGTAACTCTCTTGCTATTATAGGTTCTTCTGGAGGTGGAAAATCCACTTTATTAAGAATTTTAGGTGGATTGTTATATCCTAGTTCAGGTAATTTTTATTTCAATTATAATAAAATTGACTTTAAAGAACATAATGAATGGTATAAAAAAATAGGGTTTGTTTTTCAAAGTAATGGATTATTCCCCCATTTAACAGGTTTACAGAATATTACACTTCCTTTAACTAAAGTATTTAATCTTACTGTAATAGATGCTACTAAAAAAGCTAATGAGTTATTAGAACGATTTGGTTTATTAAAAGATGCACATAAATATCCACATCAATTATCAGGCGGACAATGTCAACGAATTGCTATAGCTAGAGCAATCATTGTTAATCCTGAATTATTATTATTAGATGAGCCTACATCTGCTCTAGACCCAGAATACACTTTAGAAGTTTTAAATATGATTAATGAATTGGTAATAGAAGGTCAAAATATTATTGTAGTTACTCATGAAATGGGATTTGCACGATTAGCTTGTGAAAAAGCAATGTTTTTATACGATGGTAAGATTATAGAACATAATAAAAGTGAGAACTTTTTTAACAATCCACAAAGTCCAGAGTTAAATTATTTTTTAGCTAAAATACTAGAATGGAATTAA
- a CDS encoding transporter substrate-binding domain-containing protein, protein MKLNIIIVLLVVVILGACTQKNNNKLIVGMELAYPPFETKDNDGNPIGVSVDLAYELGKYLNKEVVIENIAWNGLIPALQTGKIDIILSSLTITEARKRQIDFSDSYSKSLLAMLVNINSPVNSLDDLNQKGRIVAVKQGATPFIFAQKYLTNATINSFASESAAVTEVVQGKADAVLYDQLTIFRNYQMNPNTTKIVALDIADEDVDVWGIGIKKGKTQLQADINKFLIEFKANEGFKEITKRHLIVEKKEFDKHDFDFFF, encoded by the coding sequence ATGAAATTAAATATAATTATAGTATTATTGGTAGTTGTTATACTAGGAGCTTGTACTCAAAAAAACAACAATAAACTTATTGTTGGTATGGAATTAGCGTACCCTCCTTTTGAAACAAAAGATAATGATGGAAATCCTATAGGAGTCAGTGTTGATCTTGCTTATGAATTAGGTAAATATCTAAATAAAGAAGTTGTTATTGAAAATATAGCATGGAATGGCTTGATACCTGCTCTGCAAACTGGAAAAATAGATATAATTCTTTCTTCATTAACAATTACAGAAGCAAGAAAAAGACAAATTGATTTTTCAGATTCTTATTCTAAATCATTGTTAGCAATGCTTGTAAATATCAATTCTCCTGTTAATTCTCTAGACGATTTGAATCAAAAAGGTAGAATTGTAGCTGTTAAACAAGGTGCTACCCCATTTATTTTTGCACAAAAGTATCTTACAAATGCAACAATTAATTCTTTTGCTAGTGAAAGTGCTGCTGTTACAGAGGTTGTACAAGGTAAGGCTGATGCTGTTTTATATGATCAATTAACAATTTTTAGAAATTATCAAATGAATCCTAATACGACAAAAATTGTAGCCTTAGATATTGCTGATGAAGATGTTGATGTATGGGGTATTGGTATAAAAAAAGGTAAGACTCAATTGCAAGCTGATATTAATAAATTTCTTATAGAATTTAAAGCAAATGAGGGTTTTAAAGAAATTACAAAAAGACACCTAATAGTAGAAAAAAAAGAATTTGATAAACATGATTTTGATTTTTTCTTTTAA
- a CDS encoding amino acid ABC transporter permease, which translates to MDNKISIKPPSLVYRLGNIILLIMVLFIFSWLTIHKLELHLDFSILLEYTTRFRHGFLMTVVISFFSLIFSMIVGSFTVIGVRSKILFISYFCRVYIQIIRGTPLLVQIFFFYYIVGTAWGIENRYIAGILILSLFEGAYISEIIRGGLLSLDKQQYEIAQAIGLSKKQTLSLVIIPQLIIRIMPALAGQFASIIKDSSLLSVVAIIELTQTTQEISSINYALFENYLFLGLLYFILTFPVILLSQYLEKKFSYAH; encoded by the coding sequence ATGGATAATAAAATATCAATAAAACCCCCTTCGCTAGTGTATCGATTAGGTAATATTATTTTATTAATAATGGTATTATTTATTTTTTCATGGTTAACTATTCACAAATTAGAATTACATTTAGATTTTTCAATTTTACTTGAATATACAACACGATTTCGACACGGTTTTTTAATGACAGTAGTAATTAGTTTTTTCTCATTGATTTTTAGTATGATTGTAGGATCATTTACAGTAATAGGAGTTCGTTCTAAAATATTATTTATATCTTATTTTTGTAGAGTATACATTCAAATTATTAGAGGAACACCTTTGTTGGTACAGATATTTTTCTTTTATTATATTGTTGGAACAGCATGGGGTATTGAAAATAGATATATTGCAGGAATATTAATATTATCTCTATTTGAAGGCGCTTATATTAGTGAGATTATTCGAGGAGGTTTGTTATCATTAGATAAACAACAATACGAAATAGCTCAGGCCATAGGACTCTCTAAAAAACAAACACTTAGTTTGGTGATTATTCCTCAATTAATTATTAGAATTATGCCAGCATTAGCAGGTCAGTTTGCATCAATTATAAAAGATTCATCACTTTTATCTGTAGTAGCAATAATAGAATTAACACAAACAACACAAGAAATTAGTTCAATTAATTATGCGTTATTTGAAAATTATCTTTTTTTAGGGTTATTGTATTTTATATTAACTTTTCCTGTAATTTTATTAAGTCAATATTTGGAGAAAAAATTTAGTTATGCACATTAA